In Argiope bruennichi chromosome 4, qqArgBrue1.1, whole genome shotgun sequence, a single window of DNA contains:
- the LOC129966772 gene encoding cell death-inducing p53-target protein 1-like, protein MVVPRCYQDISLRQTRNQMDSAIQKKTVDKGVTFLLHTSYVEKVSFGREPAALVCKNCGQFIVTEISRHNGVCSFFTVLVTLFLCTPCAWLPLIVPTCKDTLHTCPNCGAIIGIHRYFK, encoded by the exons ATGGTCGTCCCACGCTGTTACCAAGATATATCTTTGAGACAAACGAGAAACCAAATGGATTCTGCAATACAAA aaaagACTGTTGACAAAGGAGTAACATTTCTATTGCATACCTCTTATGTTGAGAAGGTGAGCTTTGGCCGTGAACCCGCCGCCTTAGTATGCAAAAATTGCGGGCAATTCATCGTCACAGAAATTTCACGACACAATGGTGTTTGTTCGTTTTTTACAGTCCTTGTTACACTCTTCCTTTG TACGCCTTGCGCTTGGCTTCCGCTGATAGTACCTACATGCAAAGATACACTTCATACCTGTCCAAACTGTGGTGCAATAATTGGAATCCATAGATACTTCAAATGA